Proteins encoded by one window of Bryobacteraceae bacterium:
- a CDS encoding efflux RND transporter periplasmic adaptor subunit: MSDLDGLKIDKSLKTQPRGSRWASRWIVVGVLLFLVLGAARFANDKWNVVPEVRTERAARQTGVAAGPPPGSVVLNATGYIVAHHKIQLTSKVVGKVAWIGVEKGDLVRRDQVIVRLEDEEYKAQLQQARGNLANLEARLQELTNGSRPEEIAVAKANLEEARADLANAKINLDRSRKLSDAAVLSRQAYDDAKARYDAQAARVASLDKSYELVRIGPRREVIDQVRGQIQQARGQVTFYETQLSNTIIRAPIAGTILERVVEIGEFVTTGFVGDRGAKGYVVSMADLNDLQVELDINQNDFARLYPRQRGVVTTDAYRDRRYDGEIEEMSPEANRQKATVQVKVKILNPDEYLRPEMNASVEFLAKEEAAPKPDAGEARPAVVIPESAVRDGVVFVALDGKAIRRAVKTRPGAPGKLVVESGLIGGEDVIVNPPATLTDGGRIQVMP; the protein is encoded by the coding sequence ATGAGCGACCTCGACGGACTCAAGATCGACAAGTCTCTGAAGACGCAGCCGCGCGGCTCGCGGTGGGCCTCGCGCTGGATCGTCGTGGGCGTGCTGCTGTTCCTCGTGCTCGGTGCGGCGCGGTTCGCCAACGACAAGTGGAACGTCGTTCCCGAGGTCCGAACCGAGAGAGCGGCGCGGCAAACGGGCGTGGCGGCGGGGCCGCCACCGGGAAGCGTTGTGCTGAACGCCACCGGCTACATCGTGGCGCATCACAAGATCCAGTTGACGTCGAAGGTGGTGGGCAAGGTCGCCTGGATTGGCGTCGAAAAGGGCGATCTCGTCCGCCGCGATCAGGTGATCGTGCGGCTGGAGGACGAGGAATACAAGGCGCAGCTTCAGCAGGCGCGCGGGAATCTGGCGAACCTCGAGGCGCGGCTGCAGGAGTTGACGAACGGCTCCCGGCCGGAAGAGATCGCGGTGGCCAAGGCGAACCTCGAAGAGGCGCGAGCGGATCTGGCCAACGCGAAGATCAACCTGGATCGGTCCAGGAAGCTCTCCGACGCCGCCGTGCTTTCCCGCCAGGCCTACGACGACGCCAAAGCCCGCTACGATGCCCAGGCCGCTCGCGTCGCCTCGCTCGACAAGAGCTACGAACTGGTCCGTATCGGTCCGCGCCGGGAAGTGATCGACCAGGTGCGCGGACAGATCCAGCAGGCGCGCGGCCAAGTGACGTTCTACGAGACGCAGTTATCGAACACGATCATCCGCGCGCCGATCGCCGGCACGATTCTCGAACGAGTCGTCGAGATCGGCGAATTTGTGACCACGGGCTTCGTCGGCGATCGCGGCGCCAAGGGCTACGTGGTTTCGATGGCCGACCTCAACGATCTGCAAGTGGAGCTCGACATCAACCAGAACGACTTCGCGCGCCTCTATCCGCGCCAGCGCGGCGTGGTCACCACCGACGCCTATCGCGACCGTAGATACGACGGTGAGATCGAAGAGATGTCGCCGGAAGCGAACCGGCAGAAGGCCACCGTGCAGGTGAAGGTGAAGATCCTCAACCCGGACGAATATCTGCGGCCGGAGATGAACGCGAGCGTCGAGTTCCTGGCGAAGGAAGAAGCCGCCCCGAAGCCGGACGCGGGTGAGGCCCGGCCGGCGGTGGTGATCCCGGAATCCGCCGTCCGCGATGGCGTGGTGTTTGTCGCGCTGGACGGCAAAGCGATCCGGCGCGCGGTGAAGACGCGCCCCGGCGCGCCCGGCAAGCTGGTGGTGGAGTCCGGGCTGATCGGCGGCGAAGACGTGATCGTGAATCCGCCGGCGACGCTGACCGATGGCGGAAGGATACAGGTGATGCCATGA
- a CDS encoding ABC transporter permease produces MAIPISYNLRNLIARRTTTLMTALGIALTVAVLLSISALVTGLKSSLESTGHPLHVLVTRKGSTAELNSTVTQESFLTIRSKPGIARGPDGQPLASLELVTVIVLETPENPSGINISLRGLTTTGFAMRENIKIVEGRMFQPGRREVVVGTGVANRYPMARIGKQLEFGRGKWDVVGVMDAGRSAANSEIFCDLAQIASDQNRETTLSSALLRATDEVGRQALINDLTEDRRLNVDAVTEKAYYAAQTSSAAPLQALGYFVSAIMAIGSSFAAMNTMYAAVARRSAEIGTLRVLGFPRRGILVSFMIESLLISLIGGILGCLLVLPLNNVQTGIGSFITFSEITFDFRVTPETMMLGVAFAALMGVIGGLFPAASAARKQILSALRQV; encoded by the coding sequence ATGGCGATACCAATCTCCTATAACCTGCGCAACCTCATCGCGCGCCGCACAACAACGCTGATGACCGCGCTCGGCATCGCGCTCACCGTGGCCGTGCTTCTCAGCATTTCCGCGCTCGTCACCGGGCTCAAGAGTTCGCTCGAATCCACCGGCCACCCGCTGCATGTGCTGGTGACGCGCAAGGGGTCCACCGCCGAGTTGAATTCCACGGTGACGCAGGAGTCGTTCCTCACCATCCGCTCCAAGCCGGGCATCGCTCGCGGGCCCGACGGACAGCCGCTTGCGTCGCTCGAGCTGGTGACTGTGATCGTGCTAGAAACACCGGAAAACCCGTCCGGCATCAACATCAGCCTGCGCGGGCTCACCACCACCGGATTCGCCATGCGGGAGAACATCAAGATCGTCGAAGGGCGTATGTTTCAGCCGGGCCGGCGCGAAGTGGTGGTCGGCACGGGCGTGGCGAACCGCTACCCGATGGCGCGCATCGGCAAACAGCTCGAGTTCGGCCGCGGCAAGTGGGACGTGGTAGGCGTGATGGACGCGGGGCGGTCGGCGGCCAACAGCGAGATTTTCTGCGACCTGGCGCAGATCGCCTCTGACCAGAATCGCGAAACCACACTCAGTTCCGCGTTGCTGCGCGCCACCGACGAAGTGGGGCGGCAGGCGCTGATCAACGATCTCACCGAAGACCGGCGGCTGAACGTCGACGCCGTTACCGAGAAAGCCTACTACGCCGCGCAGACCTCGTCTGCCGCGCCTCTACAGGCGCTCGGCTATTTTGTCTCGGCGATCATGGCCATCGGGTCGAGCTTCGCCGCCATGAACACGATGTACGCGGCCGTGGCGCGCCGTTCCGCCGAAATCGGAACCCTGCGCGTGCTCGGCTTCCCGCGGCGTGGAATCCTCGTCAGCTTCATGATTGAATCGCTGCTGATCAGTCTGATCGGTGGAATCCTCGGATGCCTGCTGGTGCTGCCCCTGAACAATGTGCAGACCGGCATCGGCAGTTTCATCACCTTCAGCGAAATCACGTTCGACTTTCGCGTGACGCCGGAAACGATGATGCTCGGAGTCGCCTTCGCGGCGCTGATGGGCGTGATCGGCGGGCTTTTCCCGGCGGCGTCGGCGGCGCGCAAGCAGATCCTTTCCGCGCTGCGCCAGGTGTAA
- a CDS encoding FtsX-like permease family protein, producing the protein MLRHFPLIVKNSIRNKRRSILTILSIAASLCLLGVLMAIYHSFYFSEASPDQALRLLTRNKVSLANPLPVSYVQKIRGVDGVDAAMIFQWFGGTYKDARDPANFFGRFAVEGEHLGRIFPEYKLPDDQRKAFLAEQSACVVGRKTADRHNMKIGDRITIVGDIFPVTLELVVRGIYDAERDNENLLFHYKYLDESLPEGRRGYVSTFSIRMRSADDATRIAKTIDDMFRNAPLQTKTETEKAFELSFLAFLGNVKAFLLAICGAVTFTILLVAGNTMAMSVRERVKEVGILKTLGFTQGTILSMLIGESVIISLIGGALGLFLASGMLSMARQMPSTFADMSRMYMRPSILAVGLAVALVIGFVSSIIPAFGASRKSILDALRVTD; encoded by the coding sequence ATGCTGCGCCATTTTCCGTTGATCGTGAAAAACAGCATCCGGAACAAGCGGCGCAGTATCCTGACGATCCTCAGCATCGCCGCCTCCTTGTGCCTCCTCGGCGTGCTGATGGCGATCTACCACTCGTTCTACTTTTCCGAAGCGTCGCCCGACCAGGCGCTACGCCTGCTGACCCGGAACAAAGTGTCGCTCGCCAACCCGCTGCCGGTCTCCTACGTTCAGAAGATTCGCGGCGTCGACGGCGTGGACGCAGCGATGATCTTCCAGTGGTTCGGCGGCACGTACAAAGACGCGCGAGACCCGGCGAATTTCTTCGGCCGTTTCGCCGTGGAAGGCGAGCACCTCGGGCGGATATTCCCCGAGTACAAATTGCCGGACGACCAGCGCAAGGCATTCCTCGCCGAGCAATCGGCCTGCGTGGTGGGGCGCAAGACGGCGGATCGCCACAACATGAAAATCGGCGACCGCATCACCATCGTCGGCGACATCTTTCCCGTGACGCTCGAACTCGTCGTCCGCGGCATCTACGACGCTGAGCGCGACAACGAGAACCTGCTGTTTCACTACAAGTATTTGGACGAAAGCCTGCCCGAAGGCCGCCGCGGCTACGTGAGCACGTTCAGCATCCGCATGCGCTCCGCCGACGACGCCACGCGCATCGCCAAGACGATCGACGACATGTTCCGCAACGCGCCGCTTCAAACGAAAACCGAAACCGAAAAAGCGTTCGAGCTGAGTTTCCTCGCGTTTCTCGGAAACGTGAAGGCGTTCCTGCTCGCCATCTGCGGCGCGGTGACATTCACGATTCTCCTCGTCGCCGGCAACACGATGGCGATGTCCGTGCGCGAGCGCGTGAAAGAGGTAGGCATCCTGAAGACGCTTGGGTTCACGCAGGGTACGATCCTCTCTATGCTGATCGGCGAGTCCGTGATCATCTCGTTGATCGGAGGCGCCCTGGGGCTCTTTCTCGCTTCCGGCATGTTGTCGATGGCCCGGCAGATGCCCTCGACCTTCGCCGACATGAGCCGCATGTACATGCGGCCTTCGATCCTGGCGGTTGGCCTCGCGGTGGCGCTCGTCATCGGCTTTGTGAGCAGCATCATTCCGGCGTTTGGGGCCTCGCGGAAATCGATCCTCGACGCCCTGAGGGTAACCGACTAG
- a CDS encoding TonB-dependent receptor, with product MSRYLRAWLASAVLMLAQTSTSSISGTVSDSSTAVVPNAAVTATNEATGIQYRQQTTEAGLFSFPSLPVGTYRISVEAAGFKTAVRTGNILQISSPVAVDIQLEVGQASETVSVEAAAEQLQTSNATIGNVVERKAIVNLPLNGRNPLNLLILEPGVVQRTQGGAGSGIHVNGSRDRASNTTIDGIEANESSVPNPLGNTFRLNPDMVQEYKVTTSNPTPEEGRNSGAQVSVATRSGTNALHGTAYHFFRNTALNARDYFSNALDSPKPDIKLNQYGFEIGGPIRKNKTFFFGSWQGQHINFAQPIDQVFGAPSLYTPDALAGRWRYFRPNPNSPFELDGARITQNVPQLVDPRTGALRPGVRTCGSETDLGCVATYNFAAADPARVGLDPTIGKLLATFPTPNSYVGGDGLNMATYIWNPPTKVRGPHLMGRIDHTINENNTVFGRYLFGDQNTLGGDPNNSRPQVYPGFPPLGEVFRRSHNMAVSWRRVISPTMVNELTAGFSRFFFLFTQGEANPAFPNIPSYDFANISEPFLNRPRTNRAITTPQVLDNFSMIIGAHQIKMGFNFRFYQHNDQRGQPGGVNVTPVLSFSRTIRPPAGFDIPRSMAAVDSNNLQQAINELLGIPARLTQVFMGDLRSDQFLPFRSGDSVTLWAQGQRLKQYNFYAQDEWKIRRNFTVNYGLRWELNMAPSEAGGRVYVPKGSLQGPDLVSFVPAERWYGRNNAGAIAPRLGFTWSPGQSGKTVIRTGYGMSFDPISSFQVTAVAGRVPGLTTTCQSNPGGATTAGCAAVPDVRIGQGFPDELGAPTLKPSSFLTLPRATLNNAPALTIFDQNLKVPTVHQWNFTIQRELPGGFVSQVGYVGNRGTRLLRAYDLNQISADPILSDFRLMQTNLSAGCRPDGSNCPGGATGQRVPLVASGALTAAFVNSATTQTELRQNAAGSFAGRIEQTTLGLNLRPNQQFGIVTYLDAAGDSYYHAFQASLRKRFTQSLQVGAAYALAKSIDNQSLDPVGSTSGGGLSTTNSRTPADTRNWRNERAVSDFDRRHVFNGIALYELPWGKNKLWGGWSLNGIVSVYTGEPYSVQSGVRTSNNSHISRAALVGAAPESKLQDKANTVGPVFFQNVLAFTFPEPGGNGIGRNTFRASGYWNTDIALQKNFVISERYKLQFRMETFNTLNHPSFESPTSSSSGSNQITSTRFGEACCEAVAPASTQNIIQTGESGRVVQFGLKLLF from the coding sequence ATGTCTCGCTACTTGCGCGCGTGGCTGGCGTCAGCCGTGCTGATGCTTGCCCAGACTTCGACTTCATCCATTTCCGGCACTGTTTCGGACTCCAGTACCGCCGTTGTGCCGAACGCCGCCGTTACGGCCACGAACGAGGCCACCGGCATCCAGTATCGTCAACAGACTACGGAAGCGGGGTTGTTTTCGTTCCCTTCTCTTCCGGTGGGAACGTACCGGATCTCCGTTGAGGCCGCGGGTTTCAAGACCGCCGTGCGCACGGGCAATATCCTGCAGATTTCGTCGCCGGTCGCCGTGGATATTCAGCTCGAGGTGGGCCAGGCGAGCGAGACGGTCTCGGTGGAGGCCGCCGCCGAGCAACTGCAGACCTCGAACGCCACCATCGGCAACGTCGTCGAGCGAAAGGCGATCGTCAACCTGCCGCTGAACGGCCGCAATCCGCTGAACCTGCTGATCCTCGAACCGGGCGTCGTGCAGCGGACGCAGGGTGGCGCCGGTTCCGGCATCCACGTGAACGGCTCGCGCGACCGCGCCTCCAACACCACCATCGACGGCATCGAGGCAAACGAATCGAGCGTGCCGAACCCGCTGGGCAACACCTTCCGGCTCAATCCGGATATGGTGCAGGAGTATAAGGTAACCACGTCGAACCCGACTCCGGAAGAGGGCCGCAACAGCGGCGCGCAGGTTTCCGTGGCGACGCGTTCAGGCACGAATGCGCTGCACGGCACGGCCTATCACTTCTTCCGCAACACGGCGCTGAACGCCCGCGACTATTTCTCGAACGCGCTCGACAGCCCGAAGCCGGACATCAAGCTCAACCAGTACGGCTTCGAAATCGGCGGACCGATCCGCAAGAACAAGACGTTCTTCTTTGGATCGTGGCAGGGGCAGCATATCAATTTCGCCCAGCCGATCGATCAGGTGTTTGGCGCTCCGTCGCTCTACACGCCGGACGCGCTCGCCGGGCGCTGGCGCTATTTCCGGCCGAATCCGAACAGCCCGTTCGAACTGGACGGCGCGCGGATCACGCAGAACGTGCCGCAGCTCGTCGATCCGCGCACGGGCGCGCTTCGTCCGGGCGTTCGCACCTGCGGCTCTGAAACGGACCTCGGCTGCGTGGCCACTTACAACTTCGCCGCCGCCGACCCGGCCCGAGTCGGGCTGGATCCGACCATCGGCAAGTTACTGGCCACCTTCCCCACGCCGAACTCCTACGTCGGCGGCGACGGCCTCAACATGGCCACCTACATCTGGAACCCGCCGACCAAGGTGCGCGGCCCCCACCTCATGGGCCGCATCGACCACACGATCAACGAGAACAACACCGTTTTCGGCCGCTACCTCTTCGGCGACCAGAACACGCTCGGCGGCGATCCCAACAACTCACGCCCGCAGGTCTATCCGGGCTTCCCGCCGCTGGGCGAAGTCTTCCGGCGCAGCCACAACATGGCCGTCTCCTGGCGGCGCGTGATCTCGCCGACGATGGTCAATGAACTCACCGCCGGCTTCTCGCGCTTCTTCTTCCTGTTCACGCAGGGCGAGGCGAATCCGGCGTTTCCGAACATTCCCTCGTACGACTTCGCCAACATCAGCGAGCCTTTTCTGAACCGTCCGCGCACGAATCGCGCCATCACGACGCCGCAGGTCCTCGACAATTTCTCGATGATCATCGGCGCGCACCAGATCAAGATGGGCTTCAACTTCCGCTTCTATCAACACAACGATCAGCGCGGCCAGCCGGGCGGCGTCAACGTCACTCCCGTACTGAGCTTCAGCCGCACGATCCGCCCGCCGGCCGGATTCGATATCCCGCGCTCGATGGCCGCTGTCGACAGCAACAATCTGCAGCAGGCGATCAACGAACTGCTCGGCATTCCCGCCCGCCTCACGCAGGTCTTCATGGGCGACCTCCGCAGCGACCAGTTCCTGCCGTTCCGATCCGGCGACAGCGTTACGCTGTGGGCGCAGGGCCAACGGCTCAAGCAGTATAACTTCTACGCCCAGGACGAATGGAAAATCCGGCGTAACTTCACGGTCAACTACGGCCTGCGCTGGGAGCTGAACATGGCGCCCAGCGAAGCCGGCGGTCGCGTCTATGTGCCCAAGGGCAGCCTCCAGGGCCCGGACCTGGTGAGCTTCGTCCCCGCCGAGCGCTGGTACGGACGAAACAACGCGGGCGCCATCGCGCCGCGGCTCGGGTTCACCTGGAGCCCGGGTCAATCCGGCAAGACGGTGATCCGCACGGGCTACGGCATGTCGTTCGACCCGATTTCGTCGTTCCAGGTGACGGCCGTGGCCGGCCGCGTTCCCGGGCTGACCACGACCTGCCAATCCAACCCGGGCGGCGCCACCACCGCGGGCTGCGCGGCCGTGCCCGACGTCCGCATCGGTCAGGGATTCCCGGATGAGTTGGGCGCGCCGACGCTGAAGCCGTCGAGCTTTCTCACGCTGCCGCGCGCCACGCTGAACAACGCGCCGGCGTTGACCATCTTCGACCAGAACCTCAAAGTCCCCACCGTGCACCAGTGGAACTTCACGATCCAGCGGGAACTGCCGGGCGGCTTCGTCAGCCAGGTTGGCTACGTGGGCAACCGCGGCACGCGCCTGCTGCGCGCCTACGATCTGAACCAGATCAGCGCGGACCCGATTCTCAGCGACTTCCGTCTGATGCAGACCAACCTCAGCGCGGGCTGCCGGCCGGACGGCTCGAACTGTCCCGGCGGGGCGACGGGACAGCGTGTTCCGCTGGTGGCGAGCGGCGCGCTCACGGCGGCTTTCGTCAACAGCGCCACCACGCAAACCGAGCTCCGGCAGAACGCCGCCGGCTCGTTCGCCGGACGCATCGAACAGACCACGCTCGGCCTGAACCTGCGCCCGAACCAGCAATTCGGCATCGTCACGTACCTCGACGCGGCGGGCGATTCGTACTATCACGCCTTCCAGGCCTCGCTGCGGAAGCGGTTTACGCAGAGTCTGCAGGTGGGTGCGGCGTATGCGCTGGCGAAGTCGATCGACAACCAGTCCTTGGATCCGGTGGGTTCCACTTCGGGCGGCGGGCTCTCGACCACGAACTCGCGCACCCCGGCCGATACCCGGAACTGGCGCAACGAGCGCGCGGTCTCCGATTTCGACCGCCGCCACGTGTTCAACGGCATCGCGCTCTACGAACTGCCGTGGGGCAAGAACAAGCTCTGGGGCGGCTGGAGCCTCAACGGCATCGTGAGCGTCTATACCGGCGAGCCGTACTCCGTGCAGAGCGGCGTGCGGACCTCGAACAACTCGCACATCTCCCGCGCGGCGCTGGTGGGCGCGGCGCCGGAATCCAAACTGCAGGACAAGGCGAACACCGTCGGGCCGGTGTTCTTCCAGAACGTGCTGGCGTTCACCTTCCCGGAGCCCGGTGGCAACGGCATCGGGCGCAACACCTTCCGCGCCTCGGGCTACTGGAACACCGACATCGCGCTGCAGAAGAACTTCGTCATCTCGGAACGCTACAAGCTCCAGTTCCGCATGGAGACGTTCAACACGCTGAACCATCCGAGCTTTGAATCGCCGACGTCGTCGTCGAGCGGTTCGAATCAAATCACGAGCACGCGGTTCGGCGAGGCGTGCTGCGAGGCGGTGGCGCCCGCTTCGACGCAGAACATCATCCAGACGGGCGAATCCGGGCGAGTGGTGCAGTTCGGGCTCAAGCTGCTGTTTTGA
- a CDS encoding sialate O-acetylesterase translates to MRSFSLLLLAAALASAETVTIHSTLDGAPQQLLLDLPAGSAAVPLLVHLHSWSATFDKSSELDTAREEARKRGWAFVSPDFRGPNDKPEACGSEASIQDVLDAVDEARRRGAIDERRIYLLGGSGGGYMTLVMAGRAPHLWAAASAWVPISDLAAWYDFSKSKDARYWKMLEGCFGGPPPSGLATQQYRRRSPLFFIAEARGLPLDINTGIHDGHTGSVPVDHAIRAFNALATAARRIPEKDIATMVTTETIPAHLKSPVTEARKHTVLLRRESGVARLTIFEGGHDTDFATAIAWLEKHTGPVWTLDLSLRDNQVLQRDPRGRAKPAIDETPGLQSRVNAGPWRKGVPELATGGPYRIEFRKDGATAVRTGILVGDVYILAGQSNMVGRAPLTEASQPHPLVRAFTPQDTWETARDPLHETRHRPDGVDVGAGLGIAFARELYRKTLAPVGLIPCAVGGTSLEQWNPAHAPKHFRRSLYGNCIARAKLTGGAFKAILWYQGEADASRKATAETYLTRFAALVASFRKDLGQPDLPFYYTQLSRYNSSSADAAGWDIVRDAQRRGELEIPNTGVVATIDLTFTDAIHIDASSQHRLGKRFAARVLDGPGPRLASAAWDGPSAIRLKFNQRLRAEGPRPLGFVAAGADIFRGDFDKATGDLILQVTRAGKNPVSVAYCQGLDPVCNVTGSRDLPLPAFGPVPVP, encoded by the coding sequence ATGCGCTCGTTCTCCCTGCTCCTCCTCGCCGCCGCGCTGGCCTCCGCCGAAACCGTCACCATTCACAGCACCCTCGACGGCGCGCCGCAGCAACTCCTCCTCGACCTCCCCGCCGGCTCCGCCGCCGTGCCCCTGCTCGTCCACCTCCATAGCTGGTCCGCCACCTTCGACAAATCCTCCGAACTCGACACCGCCCGCGAAGAAGCCCGCAAGCGAGGCTGGGCCTTCGTCTCCCCAGACTTCCGCGGACCCAACGACAAGCCCGAAGCCTGCGGTTCCGAAGCCTCCATCCAGGACGTGCTCGACGCCGTCGACGAGGCCCGGCGCCGAGGCGCCATCGACGAACGCCGCATCTATCTCCTGGGCGGCTCCGGCGGCGGCTACATGACCCTCGTCATGGCCGGCCGCGCGCCCCACCTCTGGGCTGCGGCATCCGCCTGGGTCCCCATCTCCGACCTCGCCGCCTGGTACGACTTCTCCAAATCCAAAGACGCCCGCTACTGGAAGATGCTCGAAGGCTGCTTCGGCGGCCCCCCGCCCTCCGGCCTCGCGACCCAGCAATACCGCCGCCGCTCGCCCCTCTTCTTCATCGCCGAAGCCCGCGGCCTCCCACTCGACATCAACACCGGCATCCACGACGGCCACACCGGATCGGTCCCCGTCGACCACGCCATCCGCGCCTTCAACGCGCTCGCGACCGCGGCCCGCCGGATCCCGGAAAAGGACATCGCCACGATGGTGACGACGGAGACGATCCCGGCGCACCTGAAGTCGCCGGTGACCGAAGCCCGCAAGCACACCGTCCTCCTGCGGCGCGAATCCGGCGTGGCGCGCCTCACCATCTTCGAAGGCGGCCACGATACCGACTTCGCCACGGCCATCGCCTGGCTCGAGAAGCACACCGGCCCCGTCTGGACGCTCGACCTGTCGCTGCGCGACAACCAGGTCCTCCAGCGCGACCCCCGCGGCCGCGCCAAACCCGCCATCGACGAAACGCCCGGGCTCCAATCCCGCGTCAACGCCGGCCCGTGGCGCAAGGGCGTTCCGGAACTCGCCACCGGCGGACCCTATCGCATCGAATTCCGCAAAGACGGCGCCACCGCCGTCCGCACCGGCATCCTCGTCGGCGACGTCTACATCCTCGCCGGGCAGTCGAACATGGTGGGCCGCGCCCCGCTCACCGAGGCGTCGCAGCCCCATCCGCTCGTCCGCGCCTTCACGCCGCAGGATACCTGGGAGACCGCCCGCGACCCGCTTCATGAAACCCGCCACCGGCCCGACGGCGTCGACGTCGGGGCCGGGCTCGGGATCGCGTTCGCCCGTGAGCTCTACCGGAAGACGCTCGCCCCCGTCGGCTTGATCCCCTGCGCCGTCGGCGGAACGTCGCTCGAACAGTGGAACCCGGCCCACGCGCCGAAACATTTTCGACGTTCTCTGTACGGTAACTGCATCGCCCGCGCCAAGCTCACCGGCGGCGCGTTCAAGGCGATTCTCTGGTATCAGGGCGAGGCCGATGCTTCGCGCAAGGCAACCGCCGAGACTTATCTGACGCGCTTCGCCGCGCTGGTCGCTTCGTTCCGCAAGGACCTCGGCCAACCGGATCTGCCTTTTTACTACACCCAATTGTCGCGCTACAACTCGTCGTCGGCCGACGCCGCTGGCTGGGACATCGTCCGCGACGCGCAGCGCCGCGGCGAACTGGAGATACCGAACACGGGCGTGGTGGCGACGATTGACCTCACATTCACCGACGCCATCCATATCGACGCCTCGAGCCAGCACCGCCTTGGCAAGCGCTTCGCTGCCCGCGTGCTCGACGGACCGGGTCCGCGGCTCGCCTCCGCCGCCTGGGATGGGCCTTCGGCGATCCGGCTCAAGTTCAACCAGCGCCTCCGTGCCGAGGGGCCGCGGCCGCTCGGTTTCGTCGCCGCCGGAGCCGACATCTTCCGCGGCGATTTCGACAAAGCCACGGGCGACCTGATTCTGCAAGTTACTCGCGCCGGCAAGAATCCGGTTTCGGTGGCTTATTGCCAGGGGCTCGATCCGGTGTGCAACGTCACCGGTTCGCGCGACCTGCCGCTGCCGGCGTTCGGGCCGGTCCCTGTGCCCTGA